The Ostrinia nubilalis chromosome 17, ilOstNubi1.1, whole genome shotgun sequence genome contains a region encoding:
- the LOC135080175 gene encoding pheromone-binding protein-like has product MMIIFLFLIIFWCQIVNGLDNALVLKTASISYGRKVYPCLQELNLGEDILKDLLNYWKEDYEFTNKDIGCAVICVHQKLHLLDTTGGLDPPHTQAFVQAAGGDVSMGKYVSYLYKSCEKVANATDPCVKALEATNCFRKAVHRAQWSPNKPIVIEKKSDG; this is encoded by the exons atgatgattattttcttatttttgatCATATTTTGGTGTCAAATTGTGAACGGACTGGATAATGCTTTAGTCCTGAAGACTGCCAGTATTAGCTATGGGAGAAAAGTGTACCCATGTCTTCAAGAG TTAAATCTTGGTGAAGACATCTTGAAGGACTTGTTGAACTATTGGAAAGAGGATTACGAGTTCACCAACAAAGACATCGGCTGTGCTGTGATCTGCGTCCACCAGAAGCTTCATCTGCTCGACACCACTGGCGGGCTCGATCCGCCCCACACGCAAGCCTTCGTCCAGGCCGCTGGTGGTG ACGTCAGCATGGGGAAGTACGTGTCGTACCTTTACAAGAGCTGTGAAAAAGTAGCCAACGCGACAGATCCTTGTGTGAAGGCGTTGGAGGCGACCAACTGCTTCAGAAAGGCTGTTCACCGCGCCCAGTGGTCCCCTAACAAGCCCATAGTGATAGAAAAGAAAAGCGATGGCTGA